In Candidatus Binatia bacterium, one DNA window encodes the following:
- the secY gene encoding preprotein translocase subunit SecY, whose protein sequence is MTTGFSNALRVEELKKRLLFTAGMLAVYRVGVAIPTPGIDGKAMQAFFDEARNNVFGLVNLFSGGALERFSIFALGIMPYISASIILQLLTVVVPTLERLSKEGEAGRRKITQYTRYGTVVLALIQSLFISVGLEQIQAPGGGGVVYNPGWSFRLMSMITLTSGTAFIMWLGEQVTERGIGNGISLVIFAGIVAALPSAVVTTFQFMNEGELSLFVVLGILVFMVAVIAGIIFVERGQRRIPVQYAKRVVGRRMYGGQSSHLPLKINTSGVIPPIFASSILIFPGTIASFVQHPWADRAAELLTPGNVLYNVIYVALIIFFCYFYTAVTFDPVDVAENMKKFGGYIPGIRPGKKTADYIDRILTRITLGGAIYISAVCVLPTILIQQFNVPFFFGGTALLIVVGVALDTVAQMETHLLTRNYEGFMKRGRLRGRRG, encoded by the coding sequence GTGACCACCGGCTTCTCCAACGCGCTGCGGGTCGAGGAGCTCAAGAAGCGCCTGCTCTTCACCGCCGGGATGCTCGCCGTCTACCGCGTCGGCGTCGCCATCCCGACGCCCGGGATCGACGGCAAGGCCATGCAGGCCTTCTTCGACGAGGCGAGGAACAACGTCTTCGGCCTCGTCAACCTGTTCTCGGGCGGCGCGCTCGAGCGCTTCTCGATCTTCGCGCTCGGCATCATGCCGTACATCAGCGCGTCGATCATCCTGCAGCTCCTGACCGTCGTCGTGCCGACCCTCGAGCGGCTTTCGAAGGAGGGCGAGGCGGGACGGCGCAAGATCACGCAGTACACGCGCTACGGGACGGTCGTCCTGGCGCTGATCCAGAGCCTGTTCATCAGCGTCGGGCTCGAGCAGATCCAGGCTCCGGGCGGCGGCGGGGTGGTCTACAACCCCGGCTGGAGCTTCCGCCTGATGAGCATGATCACGCTCACCTCGGGCACGGCGTTCATCATGTGGCTCGGTGAGCAGGTGACCGAGCGTGGCATCGGCAACGGCATCTCGCTGGTCATCTTCGCCGGCATCGTCGCGGCCCTGCCGTCGGCGGTGGTGACGACGTTCCAGTTCATGAACGAGGGCGAGCTGTCCCTGTTCGTGGTGCTCGGCATCCTCGTCTTCATGGTGGCGGTGATCGCCGGGATCATCTTCGTCGAGCGCGGCCAGCGGCGGATCCCGGTCCAGTACGCCAAGCGGGTGGTGGGACGCCGCATGTACGGCGGCCAGAGCTCGCACCTGCCGCTCAAGATCAACACGTCCGGCGTGATCCCCCCGATCTTCGCCTCCTCGATCCTGATCTTCCCGGGGACCATCGCGAGCTTCGTCCAGCACCCCTGGGCGGACCGGGCGGCCGAGCTGCTGACCCCCGGCAACGTCCTCTACAACGTCATCTACGTGGCGTTGATCATCTTCTTCTGTTACTTCTACACGGCTGTCACGTTCGACCCGGTGGACGTCGCCGAGAACATGAAGAAGTTCGGCGGCTACATTCCGGGGATCAGGCCTGGGAAGAAGACGGCCGATTACATCGACCGGATCCTGACGCGGATCACGCTCGGCGGGGCGATCTACATCTCCGCCGTTTGCGTCCTTCCGACCATCCTGATCCAGCAGTTCAATGTGCCGTTCTTCTTCGGAGGGACCGCTCTTCTCATCGTCGTTGGAGTTGCGCTGGACACCGTCGCACAGATGGAGACTCATCTCCTGACCCGCAACTACGAAGGCTTCATGAAACGCGGCCGGTTGCGTGGACGTCGTGGTTAG
- a CDS encoding SPOR domain-containing protein — translation MARGRESGRFEFGWLGILGMFTIFTAGSVVIFFLGIYVGKGLQESRLAREERVVRLPVNPGETGNEYADVRSHDTSDEPRPAQTTSVNLAVRVQPVATPSPEPVPVPTAELAAVEPEPTAAIAALPVATPASAPRTQAEPPAQAVRPAPSPAVALARPTPAVETVAKAEPAARPTTGKYWSVQVNATKDQETADRLVQRLNELGYQAFIVRVRLADETWYRVRVGKFPTMEAATAVVMRLKNEERYSRAFLVNE, via the coding sequence ATGGCGCGAGGGCGGGAGAGCGGACGCTTCGAGTTCGGCTGGCTGGGCATCCTCGGGATGTTCACCATCTTCACGGCCGGCTCGGTGGTGATCTTCTTCCTCGGCATCTACGTCGGCAAAGGACTGCAGGAGAGCCGCCTCGCGCGCGAGGAGCGCGTCGTCCGCCTGCCGGTCAATCCCGGCGAGACCGGCAACGAGTACGCCGACGTCCGGTCGCACGACACCTCCGACGAGCCGCGACCGGCGCAGACCACGAGCGTCAACCTCGCGGTGCGCGTGCAGCCGGTCGCGACGCCGAGCCCCGAGCCGGTGCCCGTGCCGACGGCCGAGCTCGCAGCGGTCGAGCCGGAGCCGACGGCGGCGATCGCTGCCCTGCCGGTGGCGACGCCGGCCAGCGCACCACGCACGCAAGCCGAGCCGCCCGCCCAAGCCGTGCGGCCGGCGCCGAGCCCGGCCGTCGCGCTCGCCCGTCCGACGCCCGCCGTCGAGACCGTCGCCAAGGCGGAGCCCGCCGCGCGCCCGACGACCGGCAAGTACTGGAGCGTGCAGGTCAACGCGACCAAGGACCAGGAGACCGCCGACCGCCTCGTCCAGCGCCTGAACGAGCTCGGCTACCAGGCATTCATCGTGCGCGTGCGCCTCGCCGACGAGACCTGGTACCGCGTCCGCGTCGGCAAGTTCCCGACGATGGAGGCGGCGACCGCCGTCGTCATGCGGCTCAAGAACGAGGAGCGCTACTCGCGCGCGTTCCTCGTCAACGAGTGA
- the argS gene encoding arginine--tRNA ligase, whose translation MKKRIEALLAGALDRAVRAGDLHGGTLPPGALEVPKDRQFGDLAATLALTLARAERKAPRAIAETLLRHFEDPQGLVASTEIAGPGFINFKLAPRFWHEELAGLLADPTLGVEPFGAGRRAQVEFVSANPTGPLTVGHGRNAVLGDTLARLLEAVSYQVEREYYFNNAGRQMKVLAASVRARYQELVGRPADFPEDGYQGDYIRDIARQLVETKGATIADDDEATFRAAAESAIFEDIRATQDRLGIRFDHYFNEDSLYASGAIDDVLKRLEERGLIDRREGAVWLRGEKVGLDKDRVLVKSSGEPAYRLPDIAYHENKLARGFDLIVDVLGADHIAEHREVAAALTGLGHDTSRIRPVIYQFVTLTRHGEQVKMSTRRAEYVTLDELLDEVGSDAARFFFLSRKSDSHLEFDLELAKKRSTDNPVYYVQYAHARIMSLYAQARTQGVALPNGAVTADDLRALELDEEFDVIRLLASYGEVVDAAARDLEPHRVVFYLQDLAAALHRFYNHHRVLGDEAPGRVAARLAMLEGVRRVLVAGLSLLGVTAPERM comes from the coding sequence ATGAAGAAGCGGATCGAAGCCCTGCTTGCCGGCGCCCTCGACCGCGCCGTACGCGCGGGCGATCTGCACGGCGGCACCCTCCCACCCGGCGCGCTCGAGGTGCCGAAGGATCGCCAGTTCGGCGACCTCGCGGCGACTCTTGCCCTGACGCTCGCGCGCGCGGAGCGCAAGGCGCCGCGCGCGATCGCCGAGACGCTGCTGCGTCATTTCGAGGATCCGCAGGGGCTCGTCGCGAGCACGGAGATCGCGGGTCCGGGCTTCATCAACTTCAAGCTCGCGCCGCGCTTCTGGCACGAGGAGCTCGCCGGCCTGCTCGCCGATCCCACGCTCGGCGTCGAGCCGTTCGGCGCCGGACGCCGCGCGCAGGTCGAGTTCGTGAGCGCGAACCCGACCGGCCCGCTGACCGTCGGCCACGGGCGCAACGCGGTGCTCGGCGACACGCTCGCACGGCTGCTCGAGGCGGTCTCCTACCAGGTCGAGCGCGAGTACTACTTCAACAACGCTGGACGCCAGATGAAGGTCCTCGCCGCGTCCGTGCGTGCGCGCTACCAGGAGCTGGTCGGCCGTCCGGCGGACTTCCCCGAGGACGGCTACCAAGGCGACTACATCCGCGACATCGCCCGTCAGCTCGTCGAGACCAAGGGCGCGACCATCGCCGACGACGACGAGGCGACCTTCCGCGCCGCCGCGGAGAGCGCGATCTTCGAGGACATCCGCGCGACGCAGGACCGCCTCGGCATCCGCTTCGACCACTACTTCAACGAGGACAGCCTGTACGCGTCGGGTGCGATCGACGACGTGCTCAAGCGCCTCGAGGAGCGCGGGCTCATCGACCGCCGCGAGGGCGCGGTGTGGCTACGCGGCGAGAAGGTCGGCCTCGACAAGGACCGCGTGCTGGTCAAGAGCAGCGGCGAGCCGGCGTACCGCCTGCCCGACATCGCGTACCACGAGAACAAGCTCGCGCGCGGCTTCGACCTGATCGTCGACGTGCTCGGCGCCGACCACATCGCCGAGCACCGCGAGGTGGCAGCGGCGCTCACCGGCCTCGGCCACGACACCTCGCGCATCCGACCGGTGATCTACCAGTTCGTCACGCTGACGCGGCACGGCGAGCAGGTGAAGATGTCGACGCGCCGCGCGGAGTACGTGACGCTCGACGAGCTGCTCGACGAGGTCGGCAGCGACGCGGCGCGGTTTTTCTTCTTGAGCCGCAAGTCGGACAGCCACCTCGAGTTCGACCTCGAGCTCGCGAAGAAGCGCTCGACCGACAACCCGGTCTACTACGTCCAGTACGCGCACGCGCGCATCATGAGCCTGTACGCGCAGGCGCGGACGCAGGGCGTCGCGCTGCCGAACGGCGCGGTCACGGCGGACGACCTGCGTGCGCTCGAGCTCGACGAGGAGTTCGACGTGATCCGGCTGCTCGCGAGCTACGGCGAGGTGGTCGACGCGGCGGCGCGCGATCTCGAGCCGCACCGCGTGGTGTTCTACCTCCAGGATCTGGCTGCAGCGCTGCACCGCTTCTACAACCACCATCGCGTGCTCGGCGACGAGGCTCCGGGACGCGTCGCGGCGCGCCTCGCGATGCTCGAGGGCGTGCGCCGGGTGCTGGTGGCGGGTCTGTCGCTGCTGGGAGTCACCGCGCCGGAGAGGATGTGA
- the infA gene encoding translation initiation factor IF-1 encodes MPKGDAIEVSGVVQESLPNAMFRVALDNGHKIIAHISGKMRMHYIKILPGDKVTVELSPYDLSRGRITYRVK; translated from the coding sequence ATGCCGAAAGGAGACGCGATCGAAGTCAGCGGGGTCGTGCAGGAGTCGCTCCCCAATGCGATGTTTCGAGTGGCGCTGGACAACGGCCACAAGATCATCGCGCACATCTCGGGGAAGATGCGCATGCACTACATCAAGATCCTTCCGGGCGACAAAGTCACGGTCGAGCTATCGCCCTACGACCTGAGCCGCGGCCGGATCACGTATCGCGTCAAGTAA
- the rpsD gene encoding 30S ribosomal protein S4 — protein sequence MARNTDPVCRMCRREGMKLFLKGERCFTDKCAIERRNYPPGQHGQGRHKFSEYSVQLREKQKVKRIYGVFERQFRRYFALAERAKGVTGEALLTTLERRLDNIVYRMSFANSRAEARQLVRHGHFTVNGRKVTIPSYLVSVGDKITVRERSQKIARIVEALELSQRRGVPDWLEVNRESFTGTVKALPQRSDLTMPINERLIVELYSK from the coding sequence GTGGCCCGTAACACCGATCCCGTCTGCCGCATGTGCCGCCGCGAGGGCATGAAGCTGTTCCTCAAGGGCGAGCGCTGCTTCACCGACAAGTGCGCGATCGAGCGCCGCAACTATCCGCCGGGCCAGCACGGCCAGGGACGCCACAAGTTCTCGGAGTACAGCGTCCAGCTGCGCGAGAAGCAGAAGGTGAAGCGGATCTATGGCGTCTTCGAGCGCCAGTTCCGCCGCTACTTCGCGCTCGCCGAGCGGGCCAAGGGCGTGACCGGCGAGGCGCTGCTGACGACCCTCGAGCGTCGGCTCGACAACATCGTCTACCGGATGAGCTTCGCGAACTCGCGCGCCGAGGCGCGCCAGCTCGTGCGCCACGGTCACTTCACCGTCAATGGCCGCAAGGTGACGATCCCGTCCTACCTGGTGAGCGTCGGTGACAAGATCACGGTCCGCGAGCGCAGCCAGAAGATCGCACGCATCGTCGAGGCCCTGGAGCTGTCGCAGCGGCGTGGCGTGCCGGACTGGCTCGAGGTCAACCGGGAGAGCTTCACCGGCACCGTGAAGGCGCTGCCGCAGCGCTCGGACCTCACCATGCCCATCAACGAGCGGCTCATCGTCGAGCTCTACTCGAAGTGA
- the map gene encoding type I methionyl aminopeptidase yields MIVLRSRQEIELIRAACQIVADVLRRLTEVVAPGVSTAELDRLAEQWTREKGAVPAFKGYNVGGRVYPSSLCVSINEEVVHGMPSPKRILREGDIVGLDFGAVYKGYYGDAAVTVAVGQVSENAERLMRVTRESLYRGIENMRVGNRIRDISAAIQQHAESHGYGVVRDFVGHGIGQRLHEEPQVPNYVTAGQNPRLKEGMVLAIEPMICEGTHEVEVLADGWTAVTRDRRLAAHFEHSVAVTANGPEILTLPS; encoded by the coding sequence ATGATCGTCCTGCGCAGCCGACAGGAGATCGAGCTGATCCGCGCCGCCTGCCAGATCGTCGCGGACGTGCTCCGGCGCCTCACCGAGGTGGTCGCGCCCGGGGTGTCGACCGCCGAGCTCGACCGGCTCGCCGAGCAGTGGACGCGCGAGAAGGGCGCCGTTCCGGCGTTCAAGGGCTACAACGTCGGCGGCCGGGTCTACCCGTCGTCGCTCTGCGTCTCGATCAACGAGGAGGTCGTGCACGGGATGCCGTCCCCCAAGCGCATCCTGCGCGAGGGCGACATCGTCGGGCTCGACTTCGGCGCCGTCTACAAGGGCTACTACGGCGACGCCGCCGTCACCGTCGCGGTCGGCCAGGTGAGCGAGAACGCCGAGCGCCTGATGCGGGTGACCCGGGAGTCGCTGTACCGCGGCATCGAGAACATGCGGGTCGGCAACCGTATCCGCGACATCTCGGCCGCGATCCAGCAGCACGCCGAGTCGCACGGCTACGGCGTCGTGCGGGACTTCGTCGGGCACGGCATCGGCCAGCGCCTGCACGAGGAGCCGCAGGTGCCGAACTACGTCACCGCGGGCCAGAACCCGCGGCTCAAGGAAGGGATGGTCCTCGCGATCGAGCCCATGATCTGCGAGGGCACGCACGAGGTCGAGGTCCTCGCGGACGGCTGGACGGCGGTCACGCGGGACCGCCGTCTCGCCGCACATTTCGAGCACTCGGTGGCCGTCACCGCCAACGGCCCCGAGATCCTCACGCTGCCGAGCTAA
- the trpE gene encoding anthranilate synthase component I yields the protein MRILPSRAQFARLAADATHVPVWGELLSDRDTPVSAFRKLHRGEYGGLLESAVGGERWARYSFIVTDPVARVVARGRDVQLIRSDGSVTERKGVDPLLFLREVLASYRVAAVPGLPRFTGGLVGYVAYDAVRWIERLESPPKDDLGFPDLHLLLVDTLVIFDSRDQKLLLLTHADLSLGEERAYAEAVRRVEELAQRLDAPAQPLRARFGEPQTRPVESSMTPEQFRAAVVRAKDYIYAGDIIQVVLAQRFSRPTDAEPFDVYRCLRSINPSPYLYFMELGELAVVGASPEVLVRLEDGRMTVRPIAGTHPRAATPEEDEKLAAKMLADPKERAEHVMLLDLGRNDIGRVAVPGSVEVTEAFVVERYSHVMHIVSNVEGRVAPGFDAIDALRAAFPAGTLSGAPKVRAMQIIDELEPTRRGIYGGAFGYFGFSGSMDTAITIRTAVLADGKVHVQAGAGVVADSDPQYEHEECVRKARAVFAAIEMAESLR from the coding sequence GTGCGGATCCTGCCGAGCCGGGCGCAGTTCGCGCGTCTCGCGGCGGACGCGACGCACGTGCCGGTGTGGGGCGAGCTGCTGTCCGACCGCGACACGCCGGTCAGCGCCTTCCGCAAGCTCCACCGCGGCGAGTACGGCGGCCTGCTCGAGAGCGCGGTCGGCGGCGAGCGCTGGGCGCGCTACAGCTTCATCGTCACCGATCCGGTCGCGCGCGTCGTGGCGCGCGGCCGCGACGTCCAGCTGATCCGCAGCGACGGCTCGGTCACCGAGCGCAAGGGCGTCGACCCGCTGCTCTTCCTGCGCGAGGTGCTGGCGAGCTACCGAGTCGCCGCCGTGCCTGGGCTACCGCGCTTCACCGGCGGGCTCGTCGGCTACGTCGCCTACGACGCCGTGCGCTGGATCGAGCGGCTCGAGTCGCCGCCGAAGGACGACCTGGGCTTCCCGGATCTGCACCTGCTGCTCGTCGACACGCTGGTCATCTTCGACAGCCGCGACCAGAAGCTCTTGCTGCTCACGCACGCGGACCTGAGCCTCGGCGAGGAGCGCGCCTACGCGGAAGCCGTCCGTCGCGTCGAGGAGCTCGCGCAGCGGCTCGACGCGCCGGCGCAGCCGTTGCGCGCGCGCTTCGGCGAGCCGCAGACGCGGCCCGTCGAGTCGTCCATGACGCCCGAGCAGTTCCGCGCCGCGGTGGTGCGCGCGAAGGACTACATCTACGCGGGCGACATCATCCAGGTCGTCCTCGCGCAGCGCTTCTCGCGTCCGACCGACGCCGAGCCGTTCGACGTCTACCGGTGCCTGCGCTCGATCAACCCGTCGCCCTACCTGTACTTCATGGAGCTCGGCGAGCTCGCGGTGGTCGGCGCGTCGCCGGAGGTGCTGGTGCGGCTCGAGGACGGCCGCATGACCGTCCGCCCGATCGCCGGCACGCACCCGCGCGCCGCGACGCCCGAGGAGGACGAGAAGCTCGCGGCCAAGATGCTCGCCGACCCGAAGGAGCGCGCCGAGCACGTCATGCTGCTCGACCTCGGGCGCAACGACATCGGGCGGGTCGCCGTGCCGGGCTCGGTGGAGGTGACCGAGGCCTTCGTGGTCGAGCGCTACTCGCACGTGATGCACATCGTCTCGAACGTCGAGGGCCGCGTCGCCCCCGGCTTCGACGCGATCGACGCGCTGCGCGCCGCGTTTCCTGCGGGTACGCTGTCCGGTGCGCCCAAGGTCCGTGCGATGCAGATCATCGACGAGCTCGAGCCCACGCGCCGCGGCATCTACGGCGGCGCCTTCGGCTACTTCGGCTTCTCGGGGTCGATGGACACCGCGATCACGATCCGCACCGCGGTGCTCGCCGACGGCAAGGTCCACGTGCAGGCGGGCGCCGGCGTGGTCGCGGACTCGGACCCGCAGTACGAGCACGAGGAGTGCGTCCGCAAGGCTCGCGCGGTCTTCGCTGCGATCGAGATGGCGGAGAGTCTCCGATGA
- the rpsM gene encoding 30S ribosomal protein S13: MARIAGVDLPKNKRIEIGLTYIYGIGRSLARKICQEAQVSLDTKTDNLTEDELQKLRRTIEQNYKVEGDLRREVTLNIKRYVDLGTYRGLRHRKNLPVHGQRTHTNARTRKGPRRTVAGKKPPPPKG, from the coding sequence ATGGCACGCATCGCCGGCGTCGACTTGCCGAAGAACAAGCGCATCGAGATCGGCCTCACGTACATCTACGGGATCGGGCGCAGCCTGGCGCGCAAGATCTGCCAGGAAGCGCAGGTTTCGCTCGACACCAAGACGGACAACCTGACGGAGGACGAGCTCCAGAAGCTGCGCCGCACGATCGAGCAGAACTACAAGGTCGAGGGCGATCTGCGCCGTGAGGTGACGCTCAACATCAAGCGCTACGTCGACCTCGGCACCTACCGGGGTCTGCGCCACCGCAAGAACCTTCCGGTGCACGGCCAGCGCACGCACACCAACGCGCGTACCCGCAAGGGCCCGCGTCGCACGGTGGCCGGCAAGAAGCCGCCGCCGCCGAAGGGCTGA
- the rplQ gene encoding 50S ribosomal protein L17, producing MRHLKAGRKLGRTSAHRASLYRNLVAELLTHDRIKTTDEKAKEVRRFADRMVTLAKTGTLAARRRAVAFVRDKKAVQRLFSDIAERFKDRPGGYTRIVKLGVRPGDAASMSIIELTGTSESVEPAKKRRGPRRPKAQQASEPAEKRARAAAG from the coding sequence ATGCGACATCTGAAGGCAGGACGGAAGCTCGGCCGGACGTCGGCGCATCGTGCGTCGCTCTACCGCAACCTGGTTGCGGAGCTGCTGACCCACGACCGCATCAAGACGACCGACGAGAAGGCGAAAGAGGTGCGCCGGTTCGCGGATCGCATGGTGACGCTCGCCAAGACGGGCACGCTCGCCGCTCGCCGGCGCGCGGTTGCGTTCGTCCGCGACAAGAAGGCGGTGCAGCGGCTGTTCTCCGACATCGCCGAGCGCTTCAAGGATCGTCCGGGTGGATACACCCGCATCGTCAAGCTCGGCGTGCGTCCGGGGGACGCGGCGTCGATGTCGATCATCGAGCTCACCGGCACGTCGGAGAGCGTCGAGCCGGCGAAGAAGCGCCGCGGCCCCCGTCGTCCGAAGGCGCAGCAGGCCTCCGAGCCCGCAGAGAAGCGCGCTCGCGCGGCCGCGGGCTGA
- the rplO gene encoding 50S ribosomal protein L15: MDLSNLHPAPGARKPRRRVGRGPGSGLGKTAGRGHKGHKSRSGGNTPPGYEGGQMPLQRRLPKRGFRNPFRKEYDVVNLSDLGRFQAGTVVDLEALAKAGLTGKVGRRRVKILGDGTLEHALTVKAHAFSASAKAAIEAKGGTAEVLA; encoded by the coding sequence ATGGACCTCTCGAACCTCCATCCCGCACCGGGGGCGCGCAAGCCGCGCCGCCGCGTCGGTCGCGGACCGGGCTCGGGCCTCGGCAAGACCGCGGGCCGCGGCCACAAGGGTCACAAGTCGCGCTCGGGCGGCAACACCCCGCCGGGCTACGAGGGCGGCCAGATGCCGCTGCAGCGCCGGCTGCCGAAGCGTGGCTTCCGGAATCCGTTCCGCAAGGAGTACGACGTCGTCAACCTCTCCGACCTCGGCCGCTTCCAGGCGGGAACGGTCGTCGACCTCGAAGCCCTCGCGAAGGCCGGGCTCACCGGCAAGGTCGGACGGCGCCGCGTCAAGATCCTCGGTGACGGCACGCTCGAGCACGCCCTCACCGTGAAGGCGCATGCGTTCAGCGCGTCGGCCAAGGCCGCGATCGAGGCCAAGGGCGGCACCGCCGAGGTCCTCGCGTGA
- a CDS encoding DNA-directed RNA polymerase subunit alpha: MNGFQQNWRDLTKPKRLEIDDKSLTPTYAKLEFEPLERGFGTTLGNSLRRVLLSSLRGAAITSVRFENTLHEFSTIPGVTEDVTDIILNLKEVRFRLHDGANEAVARIDVKGERRVTAADIEAGPELEVLNPDHLIANVAKGADFKAELTIKAGRGYVPADRNKEEGQPIGTIPIDSIFSPVKKVNFVVTNARVGQRTDYDKLTMEIWTDGSVRPEDALALAARILQDQLSVFINFEEPAEVAVPAEETASAELNENLFRTVDELELSVRSANCLQNADLRYIGELVQKTEAEMLKTKNFGRKSLNEIKELLAEMGLSLGMRLENFPSREELERRRMMREKQTA; encoded by the coding sequence GTGAACGGTTTTCAGCAGAATTGGCGCGATCTCACCAAGCCCAAGCGGCTCGAGATCGACGACAAGAGCCTGACGCCGACCTACGCAAAGCTCGAGTTCGAGCCGCTGGAGCGCGGGTTCGGAACCACCCTCGGCAACTCGCTACGTCGGGTTCTCCTCTCCTCGCTCCGCGGCGCGGCGATCACGTCGGTTCGCTTCGAGAACACGCTGCACGAGTTCTCGACCATCCCCGGCGTGACCGAGGACGTGACGGACATCATCCTCAACCTCAAGGAGGTCCGCTTCCGGCTGCACGACGGCGCCAACGAGGCGGTCGCGCGCATCGACGTCAAGGGCGAGCGTCGGGTGACGGCAGCCGACATCGAGGCCGGTCCCGAGCTCGAGGTGCTGAACCCCGACCACCTGATCGCGAACGTCGCCAAGGGCGCCGACTTCAAGGCTGAGCTGACCATCAAGGCCGGCCGTGGCTACGTGCCCGCCGACCGCAACAAGGAGGAGGGTCAGCCGATCGGCACGATCCCGATCGACTCGATCTTCAGCCCGGTCAAGAAGGTGAACTTCGTCGTCACCAACGCGCGCGTCGGCCAGCGCACGGACTACGACAAGCTGACGATGGAGATCTGGACGGACGGCAGCGTCCGGCCGGAGGACGCGCTCGCGCTCGCCGCGCGCATCCTGCAGGACCAGCTCAGCGTCTTCATCAACTTCGAGGAGCCCGCCGAGGTCGCCGTTCCCGCCGAGGAAACGGCGTCGGCCGAGCTCAACGAGAACCTCTTCCGCACGGTCGACGAGCTCGAGCTGTCGGTGCGCTCGGCGAACTGCCTGCAGAACGCCGACCTCCGCTACATCGGCGAGCTCGTGCAGAAGACCGAAGCGGAGATGCTCAAGACCAAGAACTTCGGGCGCAAGTCGCTCAACGAGATCAAGGAGCTGCTCGCCGAGATGGGCCTCTCGCTCGGCATGCGGCTCGAGAACTTCCCGTCGCGGGAGGAGCTCGAGCGTCGCCGCATGATGCGCGAGAAGCAGACGGCGTAA
- the rpmJ gene encoding 50S ribosomal protein L36: MKVRASVKKICPKCKIIRREGVLRVLCVNPRHKQRQG, translated from the coding sequence ATGAAGGTCCGAGCCTCCGTCAAGAAGATTTGTCCGAAGTGCAAGATCATCCGGCGCGAAGGCGTGCTGCGGGTCCTCTGCGTGAACCCGCGCCACAAGCAGCGTCAGGGCTGA
- a CDS encoding adenylate kinase: protein MTTAASSQLVLLGPPGAGKGTQAELLSARLGTPHISTGDMLRLEISRGSELGLKAKTYMDKGDLVPDDLMLGIVRERLAAPDCVKGFVLDGFPRSVPQAVSLDKICGNSKRGLRAVSLEVPTDELVRRLAERRTCRKCGAMYHLSFEPPKRPGICDKCAGELYQRDDDREEIVTARLEVYRKATEPLLQFYRERQALLPVDGTGSTDQVNRRIMATLGITA, encoded by the coding sequence GTGACGACCGCCGCCTCTTCGCAATTGGTCCTGTTGGGGCCACCCGGAGCGGGAAAGGGCACGCAGGCGGAATTGCTTTCGGCGCGCCTTGGAACGCCGCATATCTCGACGGGCGACATGCTGCGTCTGGAGATCTCCCGTGGCTCGGAGCTTGGTCTGAAGGCCAAGACCTACATGGACAAGGGTGATCTCGTGCCGGACGACCTCATGCTCGGCATCGTCCGCGAGCGTCTGGCGGCGCCGGATTGCGTGAAGGGCTTCGTGCTCGACGGTTTCCCGCGCTCGGTGCCCCAGGCCGTGAGCCTCGACAAGATCTGCGGCAACTCCAAGCGCGGCCTGCGGGCGGTGAGCCTCGAGGTGCCGACCGACGAGCTCGTGCGCCGTCTCGCCGAGCGGCGTACCTGCCGGAAGTGCGGCGCCATGTACCACCTGAGCTTCGAGCCGCCGAAGCGTCCGGGGATCTGCGACAAGTGCGCCGGCGAGCTCTACCAGCGCGACGACGACCGGGAGGAGATCGTGACGGCGCGGCTCGAGGTCTACCGCAAGGCGACCGAGCCGCTGCTGCAGTTCTACCGCGAGCGCCAGGCGCTGCTGCCGGTCGACGGCACCGGTTCGACCGACCAGGTGAACCGCCGGATCATGGCGACCCTCGGGATCACCGCATGA
- the rpsK gene encoding 30S ribosomal protein S11, with protein sequence MSKTEVNPAPAAEQGAAETPAAQPAAAAPATPRRKKGKRMVSEGIVHIHSTFNNTIVTITDMMGGVVAWASAGSVGFKGSRKGTPFAAQLAAEAAAKKAADFGMRSVQVLVKGPGGGREPALRSLQAAGFAITLIRDVTPIPHNGCRPPKRRRV encoded by the coding sequence ATGTCGAAGACCGAGGTGAATCCGGCGCCCGCCGCCGAGCAAGGCGCGGCGGAAACGCCGGCCGCTCAGCCGGCCGCCGCGGCGCCGGCCACGCCACGGCGCAAGAAGGGCAAGCGGATGGTCTCGGAAGGGATCGTCCACATCCATTCCACGTTCAACAACACCATCGTCACCATCACCGACATGATGGGTGGTGTCGTTGCGTGGGCCAGCGCCGGATCGGTCGGCTTCAAAGGATCGCGCAAGGGCACGCCGTTCGCGGCGCAGCTCGCCGCCGAGGCAGCGGCGAAGAAGGCGGCCGACTTCGGCATGCGCAGCGTGCAGGTGCTGGTGAAGGGCCCGGGCGGCGGACGCGAGCCCGCGCTGCGCTCGCTCCAGGCAGCAGGCTTCGCGATCACGCTGATCCGCGACGTCACTCCGATCCCGCACAACGGCTGCCGTCCGCCGAAGCGAAGGAGGGTCTGA